The genomic stretch AATAGTAGTACTTATGTATAGAATAAACGTAAATATCGTTTAAAAATGTTCAGCAACTTTGTTTTATCAAAAACAACAATAGTTTACCGCTGTtagaaagtcataaatcgaatgaAAGAGGCATATTCGGAATAATCAAGATTTAAATTTTCTCAAAACCGGTTCTAAAATTTTTCTAAAAACTATATGTTATTTCTcatgaaattttcattttattggcATTATATGTATAAGAGGTCACTGAATTCGCTTTCtgaatatgaataaaattaataaaacgaAGAGTTTAGTGAAAATAAccacttgtggagcaggatcttctggCCCTTTTGGTTTGAatcatctgagatcacccccagttgttgtgtactatcatttgtctgtatgtctttctcttttttaaccatggcgtcgttagtttattttcgatcaatgCGTTTggctatccctctggtatctttcgccccttttttgaagaaaatttcTTGGACACGTTTTTGAGAAAGAcaatttaaagtcatttttttgaatattttaacatttacaaTGTACCTGCTTCCTATACATTACTACTTAATTTTACAACTTATTAAATTTGCTATACTAAATTAAAATCCCGGTAGCTTTGATAACTATACATCCgaagttatcaaaggtaattTTTCAATAGTTATATTCATTGTGCACTTGTttgcaaaatttataaaaatccgTGCGATTGCACATTCACGTACATGTTACCTTAATTGCAAATTTCGTATGATTACCCGGTAGACGTAAACAGAAAAAGATGTGTTATATCCCTGGTTTAGTTAGATTAAACTACACACATTTTCACACTGAAATCTATACCTATATACAAtgcttaaaaaatcatacaaagtttGATTGACATGATATCaaacgtaaaataacaaaaaataccgacCTCGGAGAAAACATTAAAACGGAATGTCTCTAAcgaaatgccaaaatcaaaagcgcaaacacatcaaacgaatggatttcaactgtcatattcctgactttgtatgGTAATTTTCTTATTATAATTGTAATCACTATTAACACAAACAAATGTGTCAACAAAggaacacaaaaaggcatatggACAAAATGATGTTGTTACTGCTCACACACATTTATCAGCAGAAATTAGAAAAGGGGTAAAGCAGTCATTCAATAGGAAATGGAAGTGTAACGGTAGAAAGGTGATAAAAATGTACGGGCTCTAACATAATGAATCTTTCTTGAGTGTTTACTCAGTCCAGCTATGGGAGCAATTATACAAATAAGACCATCTCTAACACTTAAATTGTTTTATAGGTATTACTTCCACAACGAGCCCGATAACATCTCCTATAGCATTTTCTGCATATTTCTCAACAAATGAAGACCAGTTATCAAGTCACCATACTCTTGTATTTGATTTAGTACAAACGAATACTGGAAACGGGTATAACAAACACTCTGGATCATTCATTGTACCACGTGCTGGATTATATGTTTTCACTTGGACATTGATTACCGATTCAGGTGGAGAAATTTGCACTAATCTTGTAGTTAATGGTGTAAATAACGGTTTTAGCTATGCTCATGGCAATTGGCAGCAAACAACATCAATTGAAGTTATTCAAGTGGAACAAGGCGATACAGTACTTGTGCGAACTAATAACTATTCTGGTTGCAACCAGGCCGGATCGATAAAAAGTGATAAGTGGCGTCGTTCAAATTTTTCTGGATGGTTAATTAGATAGATGAATAAAGGATGATCtcctttttttatgattttcttatataatatatgGGTTACCATATCCTCATTTTGGCAAATGATTGATACAGATGTAAAGATGAACAaataatatatttcaattaattatAATACTTCAGAAATCAATCTTAAATAGAAAATGTATCGCTACATGAATAGTTCTGATTCCTCGTCATTGGTTGGCTTTCTGTTGATTTTATCAGATcttcaaaatttgtttatatatatatataacatatgacatttattgtcgaaatttGGATCTGGTGTACACAAattattgacaccttatgtttgagGCATAACTATCTTGGCCTCTGGTTAATTGTTTTTTGTGTTTAGTATTAAAGTTAATacattaagatccattttgttacatcttgtgatcaattttatttggcaatcgccaatgacaGTTTAGCAGGGtaaaagaacatcagttgttcgacctgttagtgaattgcgttttgtttaaatatattttttcccttttttggtcttttggaaaatgttgtttgtgctgtatttatacccttctacaacgaaatttgttttacatccacacgtataaaaattgcggtttttatccaacgcaatcataggttagaacgtagttttc from Mytilus edulis chromosome 7, xbMytEdul2.2, whole genome shotgun sequence encodes the following:
- the LOC139482772 gene encoding caprin-2-like, whose protein sequence is MACVIWTRNATASPVEDVRVYTSYPDQVLETILVKFQSMEQELKMLKSELKFQKETSKTKLGAMADELNRQTILIQKQDIQIQRLNNVLVGSDIKPHKSMYNRSQEYPSQHQSKPLRDRRNTDEFISKKERQTQKRLLGITSTTSPITSPIAFSAYFSTNEDQLSSHHTLVFDLVQTNTGNGYNKHSGSFIVPRAGLYVFTWTLITDSGGEICTNLVVNGVNNGFSYAHGNWQQTTSIEVIQVEQGDTVLVRTNNYSGCNQAGSIKSDKWRRSNFSGWLIR